From Cryptomeria japonica unplaced genomic scaffold, Sugi_1.0 HiC_scaffold_87, whole genome shotgun sequence, the proteins below share one genomic window:
- the LOC131864479 gene encoding pathogenesis-related thaumatin-like protein 3.7 → MATVSDLVLILVAGLAIYLQMQEAAAVKFEITNQCRYTVWAAGLPGGGQQLDQGKTWTVDVPAGTKGARFWGRTGCSFDASDRGTCQTGDCNGQLSCQVSGGIPTTLAEYTLNGDGNKDFYDVSLVDEFNGPLSINPTNGQCTAPACKADVNAVCPAELKVNGGCNSACTVFQTDQYCYRGAYVDNCPATNYSMIFKNQCPQAYSYAKDDTSSTFTCPSGTTDYSIVFCP, encoded by the exons ATGGCAACAGTATCAGATCTTGTGCTTATTCTTGTGGCTGGACTGGCTATATATCTTCAGATGCAAG AGGCGGCAGCAGTTAAGTTTGAGATAACGAACCAGTGCAGGTACACGGTTTGGGCGGCAGGATTACCCGGCGGAGGGCAGCAGCTCGACCAGGGTAAGACATGGACCGTCGATGTGCCGGCAGGGACAAAGGGAGCAAGATTCTGGGGCCGAACCGGCTGCTCTTTTGATGCGAGCGACCGAGGAACCTGTCAAACCGGTGACTGCAACGGCCAATTGAGCTGCCAGGTCTCGGGAGGCATTCCCACCACGCTGGCTGAGTACACCCTCAATGGAGATGGCAACAAGGACTTCTACGACGTCTCCCTGGTGGACGAATTCAACGGTCCTCTCTCCATCAATCCTACAAACGGACAGTGCACTGCCCCTGCATGCAAAGCCGACGTCAATGCTGTTTGCCCTGCTGAGTTGAAGGTGAATGGCGGATGCAATAGTGCCTGCACTGTCTTTCAAACTGACCAGTATTGCTACAGAGGTGCCTATGTCGACAACTGCCCTGCCACAAACTACTCGATGATCTTCAAGAACCAGTGCCCTCAGGCCTACAGTTATGCCAAGGATGATACTTCCAGCACTTTCACCTGCCCTTCTGGAACCACTGACTACAGTATTGTATTCTGTCCCTAA
- the LOC131864487 gene encoding pathogenesis-related thaumatin-like protein 3.7, whose translation MATVSDLVLILVAGLAIYLQMQEAAAVKFEITNQCRYTVWAAGLPGGGQQLDQGKTWTVDVPAGTKGARFWGRTGCSFDASDRGTCQTGDCNGQLSCQVSGGVPTTLAEYTLNGDGNKDFYDVSLVDEFNGPLSINPTNGQCTAPACKADVNAVCPAELKVNGGCNSACTVFQTDQYCYRGAYVDNCPATNYSMIFKNQCPQAYSYAKDDTSSTFTCPSGTTDYSIVFCP comes from the exons ATGGCAACAGTATCAGATCTTGTGCTTATTCTTGTGGCTGGACTGGCTATATATCTTCAGATGCAAG AGGCGGCAGCAGTTAAGTTTGAGATAACGAACCAGTGCAGGTACACGGTTTGGGCGGCAGGATTACCCGGCGGAGGGCAGCAGCTCGACCAGGGTAAGACATGGACCGTCGATGTGCCGGCAGGGACAAAGGGAGCAAGATTCTGGGGCCGAACCGGCTGCTCTTTTGATGCGAGCGACCGAGGAACCTGTCAAACCGGTGACTGCAACGGCCAATTGAGCTGCCAGGTCTCGGGAGGCGTTCCCACCACGCTGGCTGAGTACACCCTCAATGGAGATGGCAACAAGGACTTCTACGACGTCTCCCTGGTGGACGAATTCAACGGTCCTCTCTCCATCAATCCTACAAACGGACAGTGCACTGCCCCTGCATGCAAAGCCGACGTCAATGCTGTTTGCCCTGCTGAGTTGAAGGTGAATGGCGGATGCAATAGTGCCTGCACTGTCTTTCAAACTGACCAGTATTGCTACAGAGGTGCCTATGTCGACAACTGCCCTGCCACAAACTACTCGATGATCTTCAAGAACCAGTGCCCTCAGGCCTACAGTTATGCCAAGGATGATACTTCCAGCACTTTCACCTGCCCTTCTGGAACCACTGACTACAGTATTGTATTCTGTCCCTAA
- the LOC131864464 gene encoding pathogenesis-related thaumatin-like protein 3.7 gives MAMVSDLALVLVAGLAISLHMQQAWAVKFDIRNQCGYTVWAAGLPGGGQQLDQGQTWTVDVPAGTKAARFWGRTGCSFDASGRGTCQTGDCNGQLSCQVSGGVPTTLVEYTLNGDGNQDFYDVSLVDGFNVPLSINPTNGQCTAPACKADVNAACPAELKVNGGCNSACTVFQTDQYCCRGSYVKNCPATNYSMMFKNQCPQAYSYAKDDSSSTFTCPSGTTDYSIVFCP, from the exons ATGGCGATGGTATCAGATCTTGCGCTTGTTCTTGTGGCTGGACTGGCCATATCTTTACATATGCAAC AGGCGTGGGCAGTTAAGTTTGATATACGAAACCAGTGCGGGTACACAGTTTGGGCGGCAGGACTACCAGGAGGAGGGCAGCAGCTTGACCAAGGTCAGACATGGACCGTCGATGTGCCGGCAGGGACAAAGGCGGCAAGATTCTGGGGCCGAACTGGCTGTTCTTTCGATGCGAGCGGCCGAGGAACCTGTCAAACTGGTGACTGCAACGGCCAACTGAGCTGCCAAGTCTCGGGGGGCGTTCCGACCACGCTGGTCGAGTACACCCTAAATGGAGATGGCAACCAGGACTTCTACGATGTCTCCCTGGTTGACGGCTTCAACGTTCCTCTCTCCATCAATCCTACAAATGGACAGTGCACTGCCCCTGCATGCAAAGCCGACGTGAATGCTGCTTGCCCTGCTGAATTGAAGGTGAATGGTGGATGCAATAGTGCCTGTACTGTCTTTCAAACTGACCAGTATTGCTGCAGAGGTTCCTATGTCAAGAACTGCCCCGCCACAAACTACTCGATGATGTTCAAGAACCAGTGCCCACAGGCATACAGTTATGCTAAGGACGATTCTTCCAGCACTTTCACCTGCCCCTCTGGTACCACCGACTATAGTATTGTATTCTGTCCCTAG
- the LOC131864480 gene encoding pathogenesis-related thaumatin-like protein 3.7 — protein sequence MATVSDLVLILVAGLAIYLQMQEAAAVKFEITNQCRYTVWAAGLPGGGQQLDQGKTWTVDVPAGTKGARFWGRTGCSFDASDRGTCQTGDCNGQLSCQISGGIPTTLAEYTLNGDGNKDFYDVSLVDEFNGPLSINPTNGQCTAPACKADVNAVCPAELKVNGGCNSACTVFQTDQYCYRGAYVDNCPATNYSMIFKNQCPQAYSYAKDDTSSTFTCPSGTTDYSIVFCP from the exons ATGGCAACAGTATCAGATCTTGTGCTTATTCTTGTGGCTGGACTGGCTATATATCTTCAGATGCAAG AGGCGGCAGCAGTTAAGTTTGAGATAACGAACCAGTGCAGGTACACGGTTTGGGCGGCAGGATTACCCGGCGGAGGGCAGCAGCTCGACCAGGGTAAGACATGGACCGTCGATGTGCCGGCAGGGACAAAGGGAGCAAGATTCTGGGGCCGAACCGGCTGCTCTTTTGATGCGAGCGACCGAGGAACCTGTCAAACCGGTGACTGCAACGGCCAATTGAGCTGCCAGATCTCGGGAGGCATTCCCACCACGCTGGCTGAGTACACCCTCAATGGAGATGGCAACAAGGACTTCTACGACGTCTCCCTGGTGGACGAATTCAACGGTCCTCTCTCCATCAATCCTACAAACGGACAGTGCACTGCCCCTGCATGCAAAGCCGACGTCAATGCTGTTTGCCCTGCTGAGTTGAAGGTGAATGGCGGATGCAATAGTGCCTGCACTGTCTTTCAAACTGACCAGTATTGCTACAGAGGTGCCTATGTCGACAACTGCCCTGCCACAAACTACTCGATGATCTTCAAGAACCAGTGCCCTCAGGCCTACAGTTATGCCAAGGATGATACTTCCAGCACTTTCACCTGCCCTTCTGGAACCACTGACTACAGTATTGTATTCTGTCCCTAA